Genomic segment of Hydra vulgaris chromosome 11, alternate assembly HydraT2T_AEP:
TATATAAATGTTCTAACACTTTTTTAATGCCTTTATATTATGGGAGTACACAAGTACAGAgtaaaaattaagtttcttCATGAAATTATGTGAAATATATGAACTTTAATAAAGCTAACGGTGTACCGCCCCTCCCctttttatctaaagtttagatgtgtaaaaattttattctagcCATTCCTATGGAGGTTCTTAATACCTTTacttaacttatatattatgttacttcttaataagaaaaaaaaattggatgtgGGGAGACTTCAAACCAGGCGGTTATTGTGGTTTACAGTGCTTCATAACTTAATGTTCGTGCAACCTCGTTCTCAATAGGCAGCATTGCTAAGGAAGGCAAACGTTCATCGACCATTGTTgacctttttaaaaatacaaagaaaaaaagctaCACGTATTTATGTATAATGAAGCAAGATTATTTATACTAACCtatgaaatgttttaattagttttaacttgCTGAAGCTACGTTCTGCCTTTGCAACAGTAACTGGTAAAGTAGGAATGATTCGTAACGCAATAACTAGATTGGGATAAGTTTCTTGCAGCTCTTCTTTGTAGATGTAGTTTAGGAAGTCATATGCAGATTTTAGGAGAGCATATTTTTCCTCCTTTATAACTATCACCAAACGTTTTAATTCCGATTCTAAATCCTCAGAATCTATATCAGCAAgctttatttgcaaatttttgcaataagcagacaaaattttcattaaaagctTTGATAAGACTCTCAGATTGGTAACGAAAGTCATAAAGCTTTGTGACAATGCTGATCTGTTCAAAACGCTCTTTTACTGATGCAATTGACATATCAATTAGTGGCAAAAAGAAATTTGCTTTATACTGATGTTCAGGTTGCCAAGTGTGATCAGCACACTCGTATGAAtaaatcgattttttttttcgtgaaCGCACCATcgaaaaaaccttttcaatacCCAATACTTCTGCGATTTCTGATGCCTTAACACGTGCTTTAGAAAATCCATTTTCGCGATACTCATAAAAAAACGCTTTTGTTGCATTTATTTCACTAGCTAATATGTCGAGAGAGGTTGCAGAAGACTGAAGCAGCTTACTTGATttgttaatttgaaataaaacgtCATACCAAATAATGATTGATAAAAAAAGGCCATGTTCTAATATATTCTGTCAGCGATCGTACTTCTGTGGCTGTTGCCCCATCTCTTTTTTCTAAGACATGTTCTTCCAATTTTTCAAGTGCCTCtaagatttcttttaaatagaAGCGAAGTGGTTTAACACAGTTTATTCTAATTTCCCATCTGGTATCTGATTGTGGCTTGACTGAAATTGCCAagcatgattttaaaatttcccatCGAGGAAGAGACGATGAAAAGAGCCTGTATAACCTTGAAAGAAcaccaaaaaaagaaattgcacTGATGGATGACAGTGcaccattaaaaataaaaagattgagtGAATGGTTAGCACATGGAACATATAAGGCCTTAAGATTCATTTCCAGAAACCTTGCTTGAACaccttttacttttactttcaTATTAGCACCATTATCTTAAGATTGACCTCGACAGTCTAAAAATTTAGATCCCAATTTTTTGcctgatttaaaaatgcattgaaAAGCCCTTTTCCATTGGTATCATTTACTGTGAGATATTCAAAGAAATTTTCGAAATGTCGATACCTACTCCAGGAGTACATGCTACTGATCGCAGAATAATGCTCATTTGTTCTTTGTGCGAAACGTCTGGCGTACAATCTAAAATAATAGAATGGTATTTTGCCTTTTTAACCTTAGAAAGGTTTTTGGATTCAATCTCCCAGGCTAAAAGTCTAACCAACTCGTTCTGTGTGTCATTGTTTAAGTAGTGCTCCTTGGCTTTGTCCTAAATTCTTTGCATAAGCTCATTGAGAACGGTATCATACTTAGCCAGTAATTCAAACACCCCAAGAAAGTTTCCATTGCTCTTTGAACCAATGGCTGTGTCTGAACCACGGAATGCAAGATTTCTTGCAGAAAGAAATAAGGTAATGTCTAGTATCCTTTCTAACACAGCCCTCCAAAATATCCGCTCTTTATGAAGCAACTTTTGTTGTTTCTCGTCTATGGTAGCTTGATTTGCAATGCCTGCATTACCAAAATTGaggaaaaagaaattaattaagaaaaaaaaagtaacaaagcaataaattaaagaaaatatcagTTAACCTTTTCGTAAAGTCATCCATTGTTTAAAGCACTTGAAATGTGCACTGCATGTTTCgtgttctttaagtttttttgacaaGCCTTCCCAAGTGTTTATTCCTTGCCGGAATGGTAAAGAAGTTATCCcaaaaagtttgaaacaaaaacaaaacactttattGCTGTTCAATATATGAGCCATGTGCGTTCAAAGATTTCTCCATTCTTCATCTTGCGGTTATAATAATTCAGTGAAAATCGTCTTCTTTCTAAATTGTATGGAAAATCAATTTCGaaagaagtttttcaaaaattttttgaaaccacGTTTAACAATGTCACACCTCTGTGCGTCAGAAACATTATCTGGCCATTCAGAAGGATCATCACTGAGAAAAATAGGCGGAATTGTTATGCCATTTGACATAGACTCGCATATCAACCTACCTGACTCTACTCTAGTATTCAAATAATGACAATCAGAATTATTTGTAGTTTCTGTTGGTATCGAAACACTTCTAGTCTGAACTaatggtttcaaaaaatgtgttaGCTTGGGGTGATTTGCGATTTCCTAACTGGCTGCAGCTTTTTCTCTTCTCTTAATGGCAccacttttcacttttttcataCCAATAATTATATCGTGATATACTATcgaaatataattataaatttttgaaaaccttcattttttttttatatatataaaaaactaacaacgcataataataataataataataataataataataataataataataataataataataataataataataataataataataataataacaataacaataataatagtatgatattattattgttattattattacagaaGTTTGATCATTGGTATAGAGGTGAATATGTGATTATTCAAGACAGCAAGAAGTTTGAATGTCCTGCAAAAGTTAACAtgaaatatgtatattttacatgTATATTTTACTATGTATATTTTACATGTATATTTTAACATGTATATTTTACTAGTTTAAAggtattttacaaatatttgcaaagcagcatttttattttttatttatttattttttagtcatatttttaatgaatctaTCGTTGttagaaaaattataacataaattcTGTCATTTTATTTTCAGGTTGTCAACATGACAAATTATTACAAAACCAAGTATCAAGAGATATTCGAAATTCCTTGATGAAgcataatacttttatattttgtagaaaaattaaagttgcaATATACTGCCTATTATGTCACTGAAATCATCCACTTGGAAAAGTAATAACTTTGCGCTTTGATGCTATATTGCAAACTGTGTTAATcattaattcttcttttttttatcattattactatatttttgaaacatatttttcaatatttctatGATTTGTTTTATTGCATATTATATAAGTAGTATTGTAATGCTAGTAGTAATgctaaacattatttttatacatgtacagggttttaactaattttatattatttgtgcGTAATAATGTGTATGTACCTTTCATATCTTGCTACTGTTTTATTAATTGATGTAGTAGTACTAATGCAGATAAGTAGTTACATTTTGTGTTACTCAATACTATTTTTAGAATGAACTCATGTCTTCAAATGTATGTGAGATGAAGCGGCTTTAAAAATTACGATTAATGATATGTTTGGAAAAAAAGATTTGCCTCCTTCTAACAACAGAAGGTTCTATCCAAGAAATAATATCAATCGTACGCACATAGTCATTGAACGTCAAAAgcttagataattttttttattttaattttttagtactTTTAGATGTttcatattatcaaaaaatttttttgatttattaatttttcagatTCTCAAACATTGATCAAGACTGTTTAGAAAACAAGATAAATGAGTGGAAGGTTTCTGATGCCACTGTCAAAATACATTACCATCGAAAAAGAAGTCATAGTAAGAATGAGCTGTTGTTTGTTTATCAAGctggttggcaaaaaaaacttctaaataaaTATGGTAATGAAATGGTGTTTTTAGATGCAACTTACAAGACCACTAGATATTCATTACTATTGTTTTTCTTAGTAGTTAAAACTAATTTcgattttcaataataatattagatgAAGATAACTATGATATATTCCATGAAAAACaccttttaatttttcaaagttgctttcacctttaaaaaagtcatctttgtcttttaaaaaatacaactgtAAAAGATCAGAATGACATATGTAAAAAACATATTCCCATTTATTCTGGTGTCAATGTTAGGAAGATACTTAATACTATTAATTAACTTATCATTTGAATTTGAGGCAAACTCTGATGAAATATTGATGTTACATAAAACTCTTTCTACTCTAATAGACACACTAAACAAATGAAGAGTAAGAGAATCTGGGATTCCTGTCACTCAAGCAAATAATAAATCAAACTAATAACACATTTCTATTCCTGTACGGAAACTAGTAAGTGACCGCGGCCCCGACTAAAAACAGAGGTTTTTGCAAACCCGGCCGCGGCTAAACAAACACAATTTGTATGGGTTACTAGACGGGGCtggatttttgttgttgttgctgttgttgttgctgtgttattttattttgttcaagttaaaatttgttgtgaaagtttaagaaaatataagaaaaagtcacaaaaatgatatatacaaatataatataattcataaatatttacaatgacAAATAAGAAAGAACAAAGTAGATCAGATGGACATATGGTGTCTTTAAAAGATAGGAAAAGAAGCGATGATGTTAGAGAGAGTATGAGagtagtaattatatttatagtgcGTATCAGAGAAGATGATAATGATGCCAATGAttaagatgatgatgatgattattgccatcatcatcatcatcatcttaatcatcatcatcaactatatgcttgatgatgatgataatgatgataatgatgatgatgatgataatgatgatattatgatgatgatgatattatgatgatgatgatgatgatgacgatgatgatgtagagatgatgatgatgagatgatatatatacctttatataaaatatatatcatgaattttaaataacaataatatatttataaggaATATCAATAGTAATGCAGCCCCGGTCACAAACCCGGCCCCGGCTATGTTTTATGAAACCTGGTcccggtcaaatatcaaccccggtTTAATATTTGACCGGGGCCGGGTTTTACTAACGGAAACCAATAAAAGCTCAAACTAAGCGTGTTGGatcacaaaaagaaaaaacatcaaatgCTTCTAAAGTGTTCATAGTAGAAGAGAGTTACTTAGTTGACTCGATTGAACATAAAATAGTTGATGAGTCTGTAAACAAAGAAAGGTTTGTTGTTGACCATGAGATTATGATGTTATTTCACATAATAATGATGAACATTTAGTAGAAAAACTGGTTTTACTTCCTAAGACAAAACTCTCATCAGATGATATGAGTGATACTACAACCCATCACATGTTGTTAGACAATATCATCCATTCAGTACAATAAATGATAACTGGTGTTTCTGGTCTGCAGGATCGAGTTTTGGggcaaaatttttcattttgtgtGGTGAAGGACTCCTTTGTACAGGTATTACATCATGGTGATGTACACTGGCTGACAATAGGCACTTTTGGCTGCTCTGAAGGTGAGGTATTTCTGTTAGACAGCATGTTTAAGGGCAAAATAAAGAATTATGTTGTCAGACAAATTTGTGCAATAATGCAGTGCACCAAAGACAGTTTGAAACTACGAGTCTTACTGTGCAACAACAAGCAAATGGTGTAGACTGTGGTTTGTTTGCATTGGCGTTTGAACAGCACATTGCTTGTACCGGCTCAAATCCATGCTACGTTTCATTTGAAATTGATGAAATGAGAAACCATTCATTTAAAAGTGTTATAGAAAACCACTTAAATAAGTTTCCAAAGACTGGAAAATTGACTAGGTTTTgcaaagaaaaagaatttaattttactcTTTGTTGCGTATGTCGGCAAATTTGGATAGCTTCTGATATAGTTGTCAAAGATAAGTAAGTGAAATATTTAGTAAgtgagttatttaaataatgttttagctTTTCAATCTAATTAGttacacacacacgcacacatcacacacacacacacacacacacacacacacacacacacacacacacacacatacacacacacacgcacacatcacttttatttaatttacacacattatttttatttacttttttttgactgtttttttaTGTGTTAATACATTTAGACATATGGTGCAATGTGAAAAATGTGAATGTTGGTTTCACCATGTTGGTGAACGCATacctgattttattttagaatgtGAGAGTGTTGAATGGTTTTGTTCGCAATGCACAATAACTTTACCATGTCATACTTtaacttaaaagaaattttggctttaacatttataattcttttttatgtagttttagtagtttagaatttttttttcatggtaggcaaaaaatttatgttagatAAAAGATCTTatgtaaatagtttttcattttctaattttcttaatatttagttttaaaggaTTACATGATAGcaatgtctaaaaaattttgttacctAAATGAGGTTTATTTTAGCCAAGAGTTCCTTAAGTAAGATAGACTGGTTAAGTAAAGGCTATGTTCAagaacaaaatcaattttttcaaaactaaatggTTCTTTTTCAGCTCTGCAAGTGGTGTTGTTgtctttcaatttatttatttttaccgTAAACACTTTTAATTTCAGTCAAAGTATAAATCTtagtatttataataagtatttactattgtttaaactttaatgaatatataatttttttaaacataaaaattttcctttttttttagttgcgtTTGTCATTGCTTTATTAGTTTGCCTACTGTTGAAAcatagttttaatttagtaaatttatatgatgtgaaatttactcTATTACCCAGTGAAAAAGCGCACATGGGATACGCGTGGATTTTTTCCATATGTAACCCTTGTGGGGATTATTATTTTGTCCCATGTGGGTTTCATATGGTAAATCCCACATGGATTCCATATGGTAAATCCCATATGGGATACGCGTGGGTTTTTACCATGTGTAACCCATATGGGGATTATTATTTTGTCCCATGTGGGTTTCATATGGTAAATCCCACATGGGTTTTATGTGGTATATCCTACATGGGATAGAAGTGGAAAATACTACATGTTATAGATCTTAAATGCCACATATTTTAATCCAAATGGTATAAAAGTAGTCAATAATAGACAAATGAAAGTCCGAATGCTTctatgataattttaaatattcttttaatttaaaaaacacttaaatagTAATTTGAAATTAATCATCGAAGCTTTCAGAGAGGCTTAACTTAATCTGGTATTTGCTACTTTATCCCATTTGGTATTCAAAATGTGTAGCATTTTTGATCTTTTACATGTGATGTTTTCCACCTATAACCTATGTGGGATTTACCTTAAACTATTATgacgaaattttataaaattaaaaaacgtgttgtaaaatgaatttatttaaaaataaatgctattAATCAATTCATccaaaatgaatattaaaaatattattttttcttttgctatTTACACGCCGTTTTTTGTCGATTGAATTAATTAAATCGCTTCGGCTTTCATAATACCAAGGTTTTTAGTATCTTCTAACTTTCTtcaaacattttctaaaaaaaaaaatataaatacaaatatatataaatatatatatatacatatttatataaatatatatatatatatatatatatatatatatatatatatatatatatatatatatatagagagagagagagagagagagagagagagattttaataaggagagagagagagagattttaATAAGGAACCTTATTAGTCgagcaatttaaattattatccagGTTGAAGTCATTAATGACTACAATATTTCACAAATAATTATTTCCTAATTTATTACTTACAATGACTAACGTATTACGAGTAATTGAACACATATTATGCGTAATGAGCTTGAACCCATGAGGAGAATCCTGAAAAAAAGTGATCAATTAGGATaagttgttaaacaaaaaaagaaaaacaaaaatgtaaaaacctACTTTACAATGATGTAAACATTGGGTGCAATAGCCACTGGATGCATAAGTATCTTTATTTTTTCGTCACACACACGGCCTTCTATAATAACAGGCCTTGACATCGCGCAAAATGCCGTAACAACTGAAGGCCGATTAAACtttcacttttatttatattgatatatttttatattaggtaGGGTGTAATGGCAGTCTatgttttctaataataatCTCTAGTAAAGACggaaatataaaaagaaaaccaaaaaattgttaaaagataattttttttttcgtatttcaaatttcattaagaatatttatgtaatattaaatagtaTCAATAACAAGCAGAACCATAACaaagtatatatctatatattaaaaagataactgtatttttaatttttttttgctaaaaatggtAACAATAAAAATCACCAACAATGAAAAACACCAACAAAAGTTgattcaagcaaaaaaaaagttttatcaatatatctCAACAAggtaaatatttacaaatccaAACATATTGAGAGACATATAGGctaatgagaaaataaaaaacataacaagtaaatagcataataaattaccaaaactaattttcacaaaaattatgATAGCTTTAGTATTTTCGTTTTAGATTCTTTGCTACTGCTGGGAGTGGTAATTAGTGAGTAATTCTTTAGCAGAATATTAGAATATACTctgcattgtttttttgtgattttaaatttatatttggcAGCAATAAACTGAAACTGAGTAACACAAAATGTTCTGCATAAAGGGTCAGTagcatcttgaaaaaaaaaatagcaaaatattGACCATTAGGCAAGAGTATCAGAAGGAATTTCAAGTCCGCCTCTGTTTAGGCAATTCAGATAACTtccatatttataataataattggtAGAAtcatcatatatttttatttcgcTTTTTTGCACATAGCTAGCTATGTACACTATAGCCACTAATGTAGATTTATTAACTGAGCTTTCAAGATCATGTATATTATCCAAAAGTTCTTTTTCATCAGTAGAAATCTCTAAAACATATGTCACAAGTATGACCATCGATACCATCGATACAGGAATGTCAAGTTGTAATATCAATTTAGTATgttgaatattaattttttcaattgcagATTTAGCAATTAAAAAGTAAGTACCTCCAGATCCCTGTCGAAGCTTAGAAAAAGCTTTTTCAAGTGGATCTGTTGAAAACCAACCTAATAAGACATACTTTGCTCCATTACTCAACAAAGTTTCTACGAGATCAACAAAGCCATAACATGAATGCAATATTGCATTGCTAGTATCTAGTGTAAGCTGTTTTACACGCTTACCTGTAGGTTTCATAAAATTTGACAGTTCAGCAATATCTCGTAGCAGTTGTAACTGTTGATCACCAACTGAGTGGATTTCTCTGCATAAATCATTTCTAAACCGAATGCCAGCACCAGTTGCTTTGACATTAACAACAttcgaaaaaaattattttttcaataaaaacagcAGTACcttcaaatgttttattttcaatctcTGGATGCGTTCTTAATGCAGCTACTGTTTCTTCGcaaaaaacagacaaacaaaactTTACAGATTGTCTCTATTGGTTTTGGATAAACTGATTTAGCTGTAAGTTTAGAGAGTTTAAAAAGACTATTGCACtcagttttatataaagtttctaAATCACTCCACTTAGCCTAAGCCAGTTctttattgttcaaaaattgAAGTTTGCCAGTCTTTTTTGTCAACCAATTGTTTTGTATAGATTTTAAGAGATGCACATAAtcatacaataaatatatacctgATGTTGTTAACCATGGTTTACTATCAACTGTTTTAAACATTCCAAAAAATCTTTGATTTACACGGTTACCATCAGTAATTATTACCAGTGTCttactattttcaatattatttattgtatcaacaattttttgacATTGAGCAAACTGAAATTCAGAGGAAAGATTTGCAACAGGTTGAGCTCTACATATAAATTCTGGACCtccaaaaagaaatttaatcataaatgataaaattgttttagctaA
This window contains:
- the LOC136086977 gene encoding uncharacterized protein LOC136086977 — its product is MKVKVKGVQARFLEMNLKALYVPCANHSLNLFIFNGALSSISAISFFGVLSRLYRLFSSSLPRWEILKSCLAISVKPQSDTRWEIRINCVKPLRFYLKEILEALEKLEEHVLEKRDGATATEVRSLTEYIRTWPFFINHYLSSATSLDILASEINATKAFFYEYRENGFSKARVKASEIAEVLGIEKVFSMVRSRKKKSIYSYECADHTWQPEHQYKANFFLPLIDMSIASLADIDSEDLESELKRLVIVIKEEKYALLKSAYDFLNYIYKEELQETYPNLVIALRIIPTLPVTVAKAERSFSKLKLIKTFHRSTMVDERLPSLAMLPIENEVARTLSYEAL